The sequence below is a genomic window from Sebastes fasciatus isolate fSebFas1 chromosome 11, fSebFas1.pri, whole genome shotgun sequence.
aataaaaaaaaaaaaaaggaaagaaaaatctTGGTCTACTAAACGTACCAGCACTGGATGTTGCTTTTTACGCAACCACGCTCTTGACCTTGTGTGCGTGcggtaatgataataattagaACAAATTGAGTGCTATGATTTAGTCAGACACAGAGGTGTAATGTTTCGCACACTGACCCCGGCACCAAGATATCCTCTTCTCTCGGCTGGACGTTGAATTTGACGACAAATTCTTCTCGACTTTGATATGTGGGAAGATGGCACCGATCGTGTGTTGCACCTTTGATGTTAACACGTGTGGATGAGACCATCGTCGTGGACCGGCTAAGAGATGGCAGACCCTCCTCGTCCCATTGCTTGACATTCTGCAGGTTATGTACATAAAGGCTGAACTCTTTTGGCTTGGACGGTGCCAGCACACATTCATTTGATCTGGAAGACATGACGGGTTTCACTTGAAAACAACAGTCTTGCTACTGAAAGAGGCAGAAAGCTGTACGAGTAAATCTTAAACCAAAGCTGAAATGATTCGCTCAAAATCTTTGTAATGAATATAGAGAAAGAATAGGAGGATTGAAATGGGAACTCACTGTTCTTGAGGAACTACATTTGAGTCAAGTACTTGTGACTACTCAGATGATCTGCAGATATTATTGGAATCTGGGGGTAGAAAACAGACAGGGATCAAATAAAGCGTCTCGAACCGGAAACGCTGACACGTCGGCCGACcgcacaaacacattttaacaaCATCCTCTCGCATTAAAACGAGTTTGTTActgaaaaaagacaaagatgAAAAAGCAATTTGGCTAGTTGACGTTGTGACACGTCCAAAAAAGAATCAACAGACACTTCTGGACAGCAgggaggtgaggaagaggagggtttAAGGGAGAGATGAGGGATTCTGTCAGTGAGGTGGCTCCCCCATGCAAATCTAAGTCCTCCTTGTTGTTGACCTGCACACCCCAGTAAAATGCATAAAACTGGTCCTGGGTCAAGACTGCTAATAAAGATGATTCATCTGACATTTTCACAAGTCTTTTCACTGGTATTATGAAATTGTGCAATGTAACTAACTGCTTACAAAATGCCTTCAACAGAACTGAAAGCACATctcactgtttttttctttctgactTTCACAATGAATAACATATTATGTCCAGCTTTTAATAAACACGAGGAGGTTTTCTTTACAAGCTGGAGGCAACAgcggaaataaaaaaataaaaataaaaaatgccaaGCCCCAAAGGGCACAGATAGCGACTTTTGCACAAGATATGATTTAAAGATTTTAATAAAACTACCTCATACATACCAATTGCATGTATTCGTTGGTAGTCAACTTTGATAAGGAAGAGTCCTCAAAATGGGAAAAGGACAAAAATCGAGGTTACACTGAggacaaacattaaaaacaatacagtatcttttttttttttttttttcagaaagacAGATAGATCTAAGAAATGTATGAGTAATCTTGTCACAGTATGAATGATATGTGCACACATGTTGGACTCGTAGTGAAGGGCAACAAGAGGGAGTACCGCCTTTTACCCTACCCACCCCTCGCTGTGAGACACAAGCATCCCCAGATCGTCCATGTGCATTGAAAGACAGagatgagtgagagagagagagagagagagacagagagagagagagagagagagagagagagagagagagagagagagagagagagagagagagagagagcgagagagacagagtgagacggCAGAGGTGCAAACCTGATTGGCGGAGGCAGTTGCGAAGGGGCTTGTGGCAGATGTGTTGCCTCCAGTGCCTGGAGTACCACCGTGCATCATGGGAACTTTTTTTGGAGGGAAAATCATGTAAGCAAAAAATACACAGAGGAGCAGTGTAGCCACATACACACCAGGCAAAtgaggggaggagaaggagagtcATCAGAGGGGGATTCGATTTAACTGGATTCCCCTTTCTTCCCTCTGCCAACGCTGATAAGAGGTCTCGTGATTTGAGAACTTGATGTGACACAGTGTAGCTAACGTACTTCCACATTTGTGTGTATTACTAGTGATACAATGACCAACATTGTAGTTTCTTGGTTAACACCAGATGAGAGCAAACTTTAAAAAGCTCTACAAAAAAATAGCATAGAGTCTTTAAGGCAGAAGACATAAAGGGGAAGGTTATAATTGAACTCCCTctgctttttttaatcttttttaaaagtgtttcaATAGGTGTCAGGTTAGATCAGCCAAAAGCCAAGTTTAGAGCGCGCATGAGAACGAGAGTGGTCAAGCAATATATAGTAGTAGGTGTACACAGagaaattaacaaaataaatgtcagGTAAATTGATTAtgagcaacagcagctgtcataaAGATAATAAACAACATTTATATGTCACAATATTTGTCTTTCCTTATGTGGAGTCTTGCTTATGCTTCAAATCACAAAAAGTGATCTTCACGCAACCAAAACAGTGACTCTCGGGTCACCAAAGTctcatatataaaaaaaaaaagaaatcactaTAAATGCGACACAGTCAATTTCACAGGATGGTTCGGCTTTGATGATTTGCAAGTCACAGACATGAGGTTACAGACAACTAAAGAAGGAAAGCTGGAACCTACCAACGCCGCCTGCAGGTGTCATGCACAATATTGAGCCTGCCCATCATGCAGTGCAACAGGAAGTGGATTGGATAGGGAAGAGAAATCAAAACAGCCCGTCACAAGGTTTCGTTAGAGTGAGGGGGGAGAGATaaggtggggggaaaaaaaaggttaataTCTCTTGGATACAGTCATCAGTGATTGGAAAAAAAGGCGAAGTGGTGAACTCATCACATCTGTTAATCAAAATGAGAGTGTGAATCTAAAACTTTTGTCTGAAGTGCATATGAATGTGTAATACGACAATGGTTGTAACTATCAAGTATTAGACATTATATACACACTCTAGACAGAAGTGAGGAGGACAGCAGATGTGTACAGAAGCCAGCTTGCTGTTTTGTTGCCATTAACCACCAAACCCATCCAGCCCCCCTTAATCCGAGCCCAAGCCAAAGCCCCAGCAGTGGTTTCTCATTATAATATGAGTAATCACGCCATGGACACTTTAATCTAACAAACTAGTAACAAAGTTCTGTCCTTTCTCTTACAAACGTCCATGCCTTCCTCATCCAGCCTGCATGTACTAAGAGGAGCAGGTAGCTACTGTATGTGGTGTTTTATTAAAGCAATTATTAAGCAGAAAGACATTCTTCTAACCCCTAGTGGCCATGCAATGCCGTACAAAGCATTATGCACAGATTTGTTGAAGCATTCTTAGCTTTTCAACTACACTTTGAGACTCAGATCTTCAACCCTCACTGGCCTGGAATGAAATCTACAGCTTTAATGTTAACGCTATGTGTGTGACTATCTTTGTAAATTCCCTCTATCTGAAgtatggctgcaactaacgattatctCTATTCTCGAttgatctgttgattattttctcgattaatcgattagttgtttggtctataaaacgtaagaaaatggtgaaaaaagtgTCCTcaagacgtcctcaaatgtcttgttttgtccaaaactcaaaaggtattcagtttactgtcataaaggagtaaaataaaccagaaaatattcacatttaagaagctggaatcagagaatttagacaaTTTGATTATAAAATCAAaaactgattatcaaaataattggcgattaatttagtagttgacaactaatcgattaattgttgcagctctaatctgAAGGCAAGAAAGTTGATAAATAGTCCACAACCAAACTGCTCTGTCCTGCAATCTACCACTTTGCCCAACTCCAGACAAGCAGGGGAGCCGGGTTAGACTGATCCAGGCATCCTCAGGGTGCTCAGAGCACTTAGTGGTGGTTGCTTTGGGAGCCATACCTGATGGGAGGAAAGCAGCCTGCTGCTGAAACTGCATGCTGGCCAGGGCCTGTTGGTACTGGAGCATGCTGGTGTTAAACATGGCAGAGGCCCCGTTGGCCTTCTCCATTGCTGCCCGCTTGGGCAGGGGAGCCATGACATTAGGGGCGATGCCCTGCCCAGCCagacgagaaaaaagaaaaaaaaagaaaacagagatagaaagagagagagagatgcgtggaaaagaaagagagagagaattggAAAGAGGCAAAAACGggaaaggaaacaaaaaaggGTACATACGTTAGAGGACATGGTATAAACAGCATCACAACATCTTTGTgtgtacaacaacaacaacaacaatatcatCATATCATCAGTAGCAAGCAAGCAGCAGTCTGACACAAGTACTACACAAGCAGGAGCATGGTGCCTACTGGAGCTAACTGGCTAACAagcattcatatatatatatatatattcattacaTTTCATCAGGAAGCTTACTTGGATTATTAACTTTGTACACCTAGGGCTGACTAAATGCAACATGAGCAAGCATTAactattaaaacaataaagctGCTAACAGGAGGTGGAACAGGTAGGaagcacagagagagggaggctgcACTGCTAGCTCCATGATAAAACTGTGTAAGCCATGTTTAAGTGATGGTTCACTCTCGGACAAATGTCAAAAATGGTCTCAGGCCAAGGGAGTCAGatgttaaaaatgttatttcttTCCAGTGTGAATATTTACACCTTATGTGGATTTTGTGTTGGCATGAGGCCATCCTTGAGGTCTGAATATCTGTGACAAGATCTGATGATGGGAGTGAACTATCATTTGAACTGTAAATCATCTGTTATGGTGGGATCCCTCCTGTATGGTTTTTAAAGACTGCTCCTCTTAGCCCCACCCTTATCCATCTGACATGCACTAGcaacacagacatgcacacatttGATTGAGCCGCTCCACAACACTGACCACTGACTTGGAGGTAAGACTGAAGCCATGCCACCATTATAAGAAGCTCTACTTCCCTAGCCCTCGCTGACTTTTTTGTTAAATAAGCTACCGGTGATGAATTGATTGTGGCTCCTTATCACAAATTCCATGTTTGAATTTGTGTTTTGAGGTGATTTTTCTACATGAAGGTAGTTGTTTTGTGGTGTTGGATTGCAAACCTGAACCCGGTAAAGCCACAATCATTTTATCACAGGCAATATAATGACAGATCAACAGGAGGAAAAAACAGACATTGCACTGAGACAACGACAAACAAAAATAGCTAGGTATCTTTGGTTAAAACACTGCTCTACAACAAAGCCACATGCCAAGCTAAAAGGTGAAAGGTCATAGTACCAGGTCAAAGGTTGCGTCGAGGGGTCGCTTCAGTGATTTGACAGCCGACTGAGTCTTAATTAGCAGGCAGCGAGCACATGATGGCAATGGGCCAATGGGGTTCAAGCGCATTAACATAAACCAGCAAGCAGAGGTGCATCATGGGGGCAGCAGTGCAGTTTGGGTATAggtgagaaaaaacaaaaacaaataaaaaaacaaatcattggAATGCAATATACAAGGGGATAACAGGACTAAGGCATGCACAGTGTGGACACTAGCTCTACTGCTCAACAGTTACATGatcatcaataatcaatgataACTACCAATCTACATTAGTCATTGTCACACAGAGATGGATGAATATAGCGGTGAGAATATTATTCAATCATTTTTCTCTCAGTTCTCAGACAGAAAAAATTACATGGAAGCACAAATTCACAGGTTTCTGTTTCATAATCAGTGTCACATGGCGACGGCGATTCGCCCAAAGCTCTCAGCCTCGCTATGTCGGTAAGAGCACGTAGAAAACACTGCTATCAAGTGTGGCTGCGCTATTATTCACAGGTGCTGTTACTGTGAGACCTTTTTAAATAGTGTCAAGAGGAAGAGAAGTAATAGATAGGAAGTACAGAAACAATGGTGTCACAAATAAGACCAGgccatcagagagagagaaggaggaactGACTCTCTGCTTGTGCTCCGGGATGAGATGAACAAGgaacaagacttttttttctcttcacattaggaaggaaaaaaaaaccacTCAAATGCACTCATTATCCGATCCATTTTCCGATCCTTCTTCATTTCATCCAGTTCTGATCCTGTTCAACTTACACCTTTAAAATTTGACCTGGCAAAAGCAGAACTGAAAAATACCAACCAGGTTGGTGAGACACTTTTCAAACATGAATTGGAGTGTGAGCCAAAGAACATATTTCCTACTTATAATAAATACCCTGGTATAAAAAGTAATAACTTCCTCAAAAATTGCTCCTTTAAGCCCTGTTGTGTGGGGTGTGAGTGAATGAGTGTGACCACGCTTGTACAGACTGCTCACCATGGCCGCGGCGGCTGTGGCCTGGTTCACCTGGTGCTGGGCAGCCTTAATTTTGGCCTGCAGGTGGGCCGGCGGATGGAAGTACTTGCACTTTTCCCGAGAGCACCGGCCCTTGATGTAGTCCATGCACACGGTGACGGTGTTGTCGTTGGTGTCGATCATGGTGCTGTCTGCGGGGTGGGCGAAGCGGCAGTCCTCCTCTCCCCGAGAGCAGTTGCCCCTCTGATATTCCCGACACACCTGCAAACGAGGTGAGAGGACAGAAATCGTGAAAAACACAGCATGTGGATACAATACAAGAACAAGTATGACTCATCAAGCCTTCCATTTATCCATTTAGCTTAGAGACCTGCAGTTCAATAAATAGATTAAAATGCTTTGCAAGGTCACATTCCTCTTGTTGTGTAAGTCATTTTCTAGTTCCTTCCTCTGTGCAATATCcgttcacaccaaacacaagaTCTGTACAGATATACATTGTGTACTTCCTGTTTAACTGGAACTGTTAGATTTAGAGTTCCTGTGCTTAGTCGTGAATAAATATCACACTGAGGACGGTTTAGCACTTTAACACAATAAACCTAGTATTTCTTTACACAGAACTGTAATGTGTTTGTTGGAGTGGGAGTCTCATGTTTAAAAGTCTATATGTGAGACACCAGAGGGCAGCACCTTCTTTAAAATTAGATGTATCATGAACATAATGGGTATTACTTATCTGCTATCTACCCTGCTTTTCTGCTCTGAGTGCGTCAGCAGTGTACGGTTGAACTCcataaagataataaaagtaGCAGTTGCATTTATACTTCACTTTTTAATTTTACTGATGTGTTTTAAAAGAGGAAACACATTCTACAATATGTACGCTCTACTAAACGCACACATTTATTTGGGTCTATTGTGTGGTTttgtgattctttttttttttgtaatagaGATATTTCCAGTGCAGTAACAAGACAGTTTTAAATTTGGTGGAGGTCTCTCAGAATCAGAGAGCAAAGGCTTCTTTCTAGACTTAACAATCACACCAACAGCCATGGTAGAGGAGAAAGACACAGCAGCCTCGAtagaccagaatgcaatgcTGCCGCAACAAATGTCAAGTTTGACTTGACTAGAAAGAACGTGTTCCTTTGCTGTTGCTACTGGTGGTGCTGAGGAAATCATTACTGCTCTTTCTGCTCAAATAAATATTGAACAAGTTCGGGCTCATCTCTGGTGCTTGTCTAATGGTATTTTGTGAAGCGTACTGTGCGAGAGCACGAACTGTACTGGAACTAGATTAGGCAGATTAAGTGAGAGGGAGTTCATGAAAAAGGTAAACAACTCTTAATTACAAATCAACTCTTGGGATGCACTCAGCATCATAATCtgatgaaatattacagtatatgaACTTGTGAcggttttattttcattttcttttaattagcCTCTACTTTGCATAATGATGCCTGCTATTCATATTACAATTCTGTATCAGAGACAGATTATGCAAGTCCAATAAATAGCGGCGTTATTTGTATGCTTGTTAAACCACTTGTTAACAACACTTGTCTTGTTTACAGGCTCATTATCATCCTGGGCGACCCCACTCCCACTATGAAACACATCATGAAGTAGGTTTTATTAGAGGTTTCCTGGAACTCTTTAAGTGAGGAGTGGGTTGATTCTATGCTACATAAAATGTTGACAAAACCAGGTTCCATTCATCATCGTCTGTTACCTCAAGTCTATCTGTTCTCAGCAGTTTCTGGGCTGCAGCGGCGGCAGCGTTGGGGACTTGGCTCATGTTGGGGCTGGAGGCCATGAGGACGGGGGTGCTGGGCATGATCTCTTGGGGCATCAGGCCTGGTGACATAGGGCTCAGGTAGGGATTAAAGGCTgcggctgcagctgctgctgcactggcGTTGGTGGCCATGCTTGGCGTCATCTGGAACATGGTCTGGAagagaacaaaataaaagcagataataCAAGCACAAACTCTGAGCTTTTTtgtatggggaaaaaaaagagggactGACAAATCAAAAGAGTGAAAGAGCAATGCAGACAGTGAAGATGCTGCATATGTGTGAGCTTTTACACGTATGTGATCTCACCATGGGCAGTAGCTGTGGTGTGTTCATACGTGTGTGCCCTCTCACCATAGGTGGTAGCTGCGTGCCGGGCATCATGGCGTTGGCGAGCTGCATCTGTTGGGCGAGCATGGCCATGTTCTTCTGCTGGATCAAGTTATTTCTGCCATTGATCTCTAGCTGGGTCTTTAGGTGGGGAGGAGGGTGCAGGTACTTGCAGTTCTCCCTGGAACAACGGCCCTGAAGGAGGAACAACAGAGTCAGAATGACATATACTGCAAGTTTGGCTGCATTCACATTGGAAATATACAATTTATGGATAAATATGTGTTGAAACTACCAGGGTAAAAATCTTGTGGGATATAAACGTCATTGGCTGATGATGTTTGTGaagtttttactgttttaagtCATGCTAgtggctctatggatggcaaTGCTGGTCTGTCGGTCGGTCCAACATTCCTGATTCTcggaggatgaatcctaatcaCTTTGGTGATTTGGCCTAAGTATAGTACaaggctgtagactcttagtcttgttgcTAAATGCTCAATATCAGACACTGAAGATCATGTTAGGTCTGGGCTAAGTCTACCACTAATTGCTAATTGCTTGCTATTTCTGTCAGTCCCATCAAGGACATGTGTACATTCTGTGTGCTAGCCTCAGGTCATGACAGACACTGGTTCTGCTCTCCAGATGTCCAGCTACATTTCTATAAATACTGTCCACTCATATGatccgtatatatatatatatatatatattgtattagcAGTCATTCTGAGGTCACACTTCAAAGTCTTCAAATAATTATCTAAGACTGGGATCCCTTTTTGCTGCCTGCTGTGAGTATGCAATTCAGTCTGGAGAAGAGGAGTCGAGGACACacatctgacacacacattctcCAGAATgcgtacacattaatgcatgcaCGTCGGGGTCATGTTCGAGTAACAGGTGGCACACACACGTCACGCAAACATaaaacaaacgcacacacaaacacgtccACGGTTTAAAGAAGATGTGTATTCACTTTCAGCCCTTCGGCACAGCTGAGCGGACTGTGGCAGGCTGTGCTTCCCCTCGCTGACAGAGCTGTCCCCACCGGGATTCATCTCTATGCCCCGACGTGACTTCATACCCCTTTCCAATCTCCTTCACTTTCACTGACACTGGAGCACCGGACAGGTGCGATGGGGGATAAGGAAAAGAGAGGGGGACACTTAAATGGCAGGGGGGTCTCTTTAAGAGTTCTTGTTTAGCCCACTTGTCTGAAGTTGCTATCTCAAGTTCTCATTGGATCTCCTGTTAAAGTGATTTCTTAAAAATGATGTTGCACAACGCAGGTGGCAGCAATATGGCCATGTCTCCTGTCTGTATGGTTCATAGAAAATCTCGAGTGAAGAGCTAACTGACGTGAGACATTACATATCAGGATGTCTTACTTTTTAAATGAAGATGTCGGGCTTAAATATTGCAGATGAAAATGTGCAAGTGAAGCATGAAATATTTTTATGCtatgtttgagctcctgcctcCCCCCttcctgaaaagcccagtctgctctgattggtcagctggcccactctgttgtgattggttaaccaaaccaaactcttctaacgtcgctccagctccgctcgaACTAGCTTTGTTTAAGGGTGCGCCAAACTAGCCGcgaggcaggtattatgcaaatgtgttacttggtgacatcaccacgttacattAAGAAAAGGcagtttcaggcagttcaggagcagtgtttctgtgacgtggactttgggcgtggtaactttgcagaccttttacatgcacaaatatatatatatatatataacacactaaaggaaagggaaaagcacaaacgcataataggtcctctttaaaggaaAATTTAACAGAAGCATAACTTTTCATGCCGAGGCGAGGATCTCCTGTTAACATCAAAGACTGACCTGGTTGTGCACCAACCATGTGTGCATAAGCTGAGCTGGCATTCAGAAGAATTCTGACACTGACAACactcagaggtgtgtgtgtgtgtgtggaaagtgGGCGAGTGcgtagtgcatgtgtgtgagacgAGAGGAGCTGAAAGCAGGTTCTAATAGCACTCATCCAGAGAGTGACAATGGCATGCAGCAAGGGGAGGGTGCGAGTGTGTAGAGagatagtgtgtttgtgttgcgtgagtgtgtgtgtgtgcagaggggGTTGCAAAGGCATGGAGGATCATGTTGCATTCACCCCATATGACCCTGTCCGTCGACCGCTGGATTCACAACTGCAgcagtttatgtgtgtgttaaggTGGGAGGGGAAGAAACATGTGGCTTCGACTTCAGCTAACTCTTCATTCTAACTTCATTCTGCCGAATCACGCAAAGAAAAAATGGCATCAAACCAACACCGGCAGCCATTTTGAATACAGAATCAGGTCCCAGAAGAGGAAACGTCAGGCTGCATATaagtggaagagagagagtcATAGTGACTCCGGCGAGAGCGAGCTGCATCAGGGAAATTTTAGAACTTGCAgagtgagagcgagagagagagagagaaatggagatgcagacagagagcaggaaggagaagaaagacGTCGCCCCTCTCACATCATGCTCGTGGCTGTTATTGTGACAGCTCCTTGAGGAGCAGCTAGAGACGGTGTCCACGGCAACAGAGCAGCCAGACACCCCTGCTCTAACAACACAGTGATTCCTGGAATCTTCACTGGCAGATACAGGAACTCAGCAGAGAAAATACTACAGATAACTAGTCCAAGAGTCCACCCCTCTCTGTCCTGTGTTTCTGTGCTGCGAATACAACCGTCATGAAAGAGCTGATTCTCACTGCAGATGAATGATAAAGATATCTTTAACATTTCTTATCACTGACCGGCTCTTTTGTCTCCAGCAAGGGATTCAAAACTGGAAAAGAGAATTACAATAAAGTACCTGATAAGAATGTGATTAGTAAATAAACTGATTTGTCATTGCTCCGTGCTTATGCCAGAAATGATGAAAACAATGAAGCGAGCAGCTTCAGAGGGATTCATCCACATCATTAGTTGATTCCCCAGTGTCGCTGCAGGTTGATGAGCATAGAGTAGTTACATATTTGTCTTCATCATCCAAAGTGTGTTtcaggaatgtttttttttcacttcaggTGATCAGTTTCAGAGCTGCATATAACGACAATATGACATATTGTTTTAGCAACGATCACGATTCCAAAATGACAAAACTCAAGTATaagatattataatattaaattaGAATATTTCAAAGAAATTGTTTGTGTATACATAAAAATGACTACTAATAAGTACAAATTGCAAAATGACTGAAGAAGTAGTCTTGTGAcctttatttttgtattgtataCCTTATGtcttattctattttagcttgttCTTATTTCTATTCTCTTGTTCttaaaagtgctttacagattatatataatttaagtattattattgttattcagCAGGtcttattttccatcttatgtTATTCTATGTATTCTATTTCAtcttatttctttttatcttattttatttgttatatgtGTTTCtcaatgtttttaatgttttatgtaaagcgctttgaattgccttgttgctgaaatatgctgtataaataaacttcCCTTGCCTTACAGTACATGTAGTtgtatgtttacatgtttataATACAGAAAATtacaatacagaataaataagttcattatttcagatgttgttttgcaaaatatttttcattgtatttGCTTGTCATCGTTACTTTAGATAATATAATTGTGGATGATggatcacaaaaaaataacttaatataGGCTTTTATTAACTTAATAACAACTGACCTTCCCCTGCCTTCTCTAAGTTGAGTCCAgactgtgttttgtgttaataGCGGGGGGGTCTGAGTTTCTCCTGGTGAGATCAGACTTGCCAAACTCCGGGCAGAACAGGGAACAATAATCCCACCGGCTACCGTGCAGTCTGATTGATGATACGTTGTAATAACATGTCCCACCCTGATCGCCCTCTCTTTAACTCTGCCTCTCacccgtacacacacacacaccctgcttTTGTGACTGTGTGGGATTTAAACAAACAATGAACCAATGTGTAAAGAATGCTGGGTGGGGCTGCATCCCATCCTTTTGAGGAGAAGAGATGAACCATGCAGCAAGATGTGTTAatacgcatgtgtgtgtgtgtgtgagagagtagaaaggtgaagggaaaaaaaacgttttctaCTTAAGGGTTAGAGTCAAACACAGCCAATAAAGCAGTGGGTGCCAACCTTTTTGACTTGCAACCCCTCTGTACTGTTGGTTTATAAAGCACTGAAtagtttagggccaaaatacatttctaatcTGCTGCTACGCTATGAACCGTGCAGACCTCTCGGGTCATCAGGACCATCTGAGGAAAAAaacgatacagcatagtattgtaatattttgcgtggcaatattgtatcgatacaccgACGTCAtttatcaatcttttattatataaactattaacaacCGGTCGCTATTCTGACTTTAAGAGGTTGTATCAGGCTCTGTCTTAAAGCGAAgtgatgatactggtatcatatgaaactagaaaacctaaggaatcgatcGGTTCCATGtcagcttgtcgggaagaacgctaaattaGGGTCCAAAGTTACGCttaaactggcatggctattttcaaaggggtcccttaacagATTTcaacaaactgcataatttgccgttgaaaaaagcaataaattgcaatatatcttaaCGCAATACTTatcttaaaatgtttaaaatcgcaacaagatcgtatcgtgacttaattATTGTGATAATGTCGTATTGTGGGGCCTGTGATGATTCCCACCCCCACTGTTTACCATCCCTAGAACCAAATATGTAGAAGAAATCTCAGATTGTTTTATATGAATAATTTATAGAGGCCCGAAGAGGTAAAACTGTCTTGTAattcataaaacacaaaaattatttaaaattctGAGGAGAAATATATTTTGCTATGCAACTAAT
It includes:
- the mbnl1 gene encoding muscleblind-like protein 1 isoform X26, yielding MAMNMAHIRDTKWLTLEVCREFQRGTCSRSDQECKFAHPAKSCQVDNGRVIACFDSLKGRCSRENCKYLHPPPHLKTQLEINGRNNLIQQKNMAMLAQQMQLANAMMPGTQLPPMTMFQMTPSMATNASAAAAAAAAFNPYLSPMSPGLMPQEIMPSTPVLMASSPNMSQVPNAAAAAAQKLLRTDRLEVCREYQRGNCSRGEEDCRFAHPADSTMIDTNDNTVTVCMDYIKGRCSREKCKYFHPPAHLQAKIKAAQHQVNQATAAAAMGIAPNVMAPLPKRAAMEKANGASAMFNTSMLQYQQALASMQFQQQAAFLPSVPMMHGGTPGTGGNTSATSPFATASANQIPIISADHLSSHKYLTQM
- the mbnl1 gene encoding muscleblind-like protein 1 isoform X13, which gives rise to MAMNMAHIRDTKWLTLEVCREFQRGTCSRSDQECKFAHPAKSCQVDNGRVIACFDSLKGRCSRENCKYLHPPPHLKTQLEINGRNNLIQQKNMAMLAQQMQLANAMMPGTQLPPMVRGHTRMNTPQLLPMTMFQMTPSMATNASAAAAAAAAFNPYLSPMSPGLMPQEIMPSTPVLMASSPNMSQVPNAAAAAAQKLLRTDRLEVCREYQRGNCSRGEEDCRFAHPADSTMIDTNDNTVTVCMDYIKGRCSREKCKYFHPPAHLQAKIKAAQHQVNQATAAAAMTQSAVKSLKRPLDATFDLGIAPNVMAPLPKRAAMEKANGASAMFNTSMLQYQQALASMQFQQQAAFLPSVPMMHGGTPGTGGNTSATSPFATASANQIPIISADHLSSHKYLTQM